Proteins from a genomic interval of Chanodichthys erythropterus isolate Z2021 chromosome 6, ASM2448905v1, whole genome shotgun sequence:
- the fam43a gene encoding protein FAM43A, with product MLPWKKNKFELIEEDKQQSKQKGYAVSLNYSALTSFAKSCPESALNRVGSMFKSKRKKVKITSEDPTYTVLYLGNATTIQSKGDGCTDVAVSKIWGKSEMGKNGTKMKLTISSQGIRMVHVDEKAKRPGHLYLLHRITYCVADPRLPKIFAWIYRHEMKHKAVMLRCHAVLVSKPEKAKAMALLLYQTSATALAEFKRLKRRDDARHQQQQLIGEQTIPLVPLRKLLNGQCYYKPPVERSRSAPKLGSITEDLIGEEEEEKAMHFECEDILDNDSDCMANGKQELCQIINDLGSMSIGNDVQTLKADLKVTRLLSGESTSSESSIDSNQEPVSLPNGFVDGKMQEVG from the coding sequence ATGTTGCCTTGGAAGAAGAACAAGTTCGAGCTGATCGAGGAAGACAAGCAGCAGTCCAAGCAGAAGGGCTATGCCGTGAGCCTCAACTACTCTGCGCTCACATCCTTCGCCAAATCCTGCCCAGAAAGCGCACTCAACAGAGTCGGGAGCATGTTCAAATCCAAGAGGAAAAAGGTGAAAATCACCAGCGAGGACCCTACCTATACAGTCTTGTATCTGGGGAATGCCACCACCATCCAGTCCAAGGGGGACGGATGCACGGACGTGGCCGTCAGTAAGATCTGGGGCAAGAGCGAGATGGGCAAGAACGGCACCAAAATGAAATTGACCATCAGCTCGCAGGGCATCCGCATGGTCCACGTCGACGAAAAGGCGAAGAGACCAGGACATCTCTATTTATTGCACAGGATCACCTACTGTGTCGCAGACCCGCGGCTTCCCAAGATATTCGCCTGGATCTACCGGCACGAGATGAAGCACAAGGCGGTGATGCTGCGCTGCCACGCCGTGCTGGTGTCCAAGCCGGAGAAGGCGAAGGCCATGGCGCTGCTCCTCTACCAGACCTCAGCGACAGCCCTGGCCGAGTTTAAAAGACTCAAAAGAAGGGACGATGCCAGgcaccagcagcagcagttgATCGGGGAGCAAACGATTCCCCTGGTGCCCTTGAGGAAGCTGCTAAACGGACAGTGTTACTATAAACCCCCGGTGGAGCGCAGCAGGAGCGCACCCAAGCTGGGCTCCATCACGGAGGACCTGAtcggggaggaggaggaggagaaagcCATGCACTTTGAGTGCGAGGATATTCTGGACAACGACAGCGACTGTATGGCCAACGGCAAGCAAGAACTGTGTCAGATTATCAATGACTTGGGCTCCATGAGTATAGGGAACGATGTGCAGACGCTAAAAGCCGACCTGAAAGTGACTCGcctgctgtccggggagagcaCGAGCAGCGagtcctccatagacagcaaccAAGAGCCTGTTTCTCTGCCTAATGGCTTTGTGGATGGGAAAATGCAAGAAGTCGGTTGA
- the lsg1 gene encoding large subunit GTPase 1 homolog has product MGKKKTRGEGSGLGRALIKERLNAGRGYRRNDTWLHTSELNDGYDWGRLNLQSVTEQSSLDDFLATAELAGTEFVAEKMNIKFVPAEARAGLLSAEESRRLKKLHEDNKELLRIPRRPPWDESTSPEVLQQTERDSFLTWRRELARLEEEQKLILTPFERNLDFWRQLWRVIERSDVVVQIVDARNPLLFRCPDLEKYVKEVSIHKVNMLLLNKADLLTREQRRAWARYFQKEGIRAVFWSALAEAQRLEAEEKGEELMDQEDQSDTEQEASSKNATDRHEENSTSPNEEKDESEQDEEGRICIDEAEWQTCSEESGDEDHAESTAASYFYNSSRLLRKNELLEMFKSVHSGPTCKDGQITVGLVGYPNVGKSSTINTILRNKKVSVSATPGHTKHFQTLFVEPGLCLCDCPGLVMPSFVSTKAEMICCGILPIDQMRDHVPAISLVCQTIPRTVLEGTYGINIIRPREDEDPDRPPTYEELLMAYGYMRGFMTAHGQPDQSRSARYVLKDYVSGKLLYCHPPPHINPKDFQPQHERFAKQIAEAEQIASNADKPSKVKRIENTVDKSFFHQENVRALTKGVQMVMGYKPGNGPVGPANANTEQQAGKPWKKHGNRNKKEKVRRLTKHLDA; this is encoded by the exons ATGGGGAAGAAGAAGACTCGTGGAGAAGGCTCAGGGTTGGGGAGAGCTTTAATAAAGGAGAGACTGAACGCAGGCCGTGGATACAGGAGAAATGACACATGG cTCCACACCAGCGAGCTGAATGATGGATATGACTGGGGTCGACTTAACCTACAGTCTGTCACAGAGCAGAGCTCTCTGGATGACTTTCTTGCCACAGCTGAACTCGCTGGAACTGAGTTTGTTGCAG agaAGATGAACATAAAATTTGTCCCAGCTGAAGCGAGGGCTGGCTTGCTTTCCGCCGAGGAGTCCAGACGTCTGAAGAAACTCCATGAGGACAACAAAGAGCTCTTACGAATCCCCCGAAG GCCCCCTTGGGACGAGAGCACAAGCCCTGAGGTTCTACAGCAGACCGAGAGGGACAGTTTCCTTACATGGAGAAGAGAATTGGCTCG GTTGGAAGAGGAACAGAAGTTGATTCTTACCCCTTTTGAGAGGAATCTTGATTTCTGGAGGCAACTCTGGAGAGTTATTGAGAGGAG TGATGTTGTGGTTCAAATCGTTGATGCCAGAAACCCGCTTCTCTTCCGCTGTCCAGATCTT GAAAAATATGTAAAAGAGGTCTCTATACACAAAGTAAACATGCTTCTGCTGAACAAAGCTGACCTGCTCACTAGAGAACAGCGGCGAGCCTGGGCCCGATACTTCCAGAAAGAAGGGATCAGAGCGGTGTTCTGGTCTGCTTTAGCTGAGGCACAACGACTCGAGGCAGAGGAGAAG GGAGAAGAGCTGATGGACCAAGAGGATCAGAGTGATACAGAACAGGAAGCGTCTTCCAAAAATGCCACAGATCGACATGAGGAAAATAGCACTTCACCAAATGAAGAGAAAGATGAGAGTGAACAAGATGAAGAAGGAAGAATCTGTATTGATGAGGCAGAATGGCAGACATGCTCTGAGGAATCAGGAGATGAAGATCATGCAGAGTCCACAGCGGCTTCATATTTCTACAACTCGAGCCGTTTGTTACGCAAAAATGAGCTGCTGGAAATGTTTAAGTCTGTGCATTCTGGGCCGACATGCAAAGATGGACAAATCACAGTTGGATTG GTGGGATATCCTAATGTTGGAAAAAGTTCCACCATCAACACCATCCTGAGGAATAAGAAAGTCTCAGTTTCAGCTACACCTGGACACACAAAGCATTTTCAg ACTCTGTTTGTTGAACCTGGTCTCTGCCTGTGTGACTGTCCCGGACTGGTCATGCCATCTTTTGTGTCCACCAAAGCCGAGATGATTTGCTGCGGGATCCTACCCATCGATCAGATGAGAGATCATGTTCCAGCCATCTCTTTG GTATGTCAGACTATCCCTCGAACTGTGCTGGAGGGGACCTACGGTATCAACATCATCAGACCGAGAGAAGACGAGGACCCTGATCGACCGCCTACCTATGAGGAGCTGCTCATGGCATATGGAT ATATGAGAGGCTTCATGACAGCACATGGCCAGCCAGACCAGTCAAGATCAGCCCGTTACGTTTTGAAAGACTATGTCAGT GGCAAACTCCTTTACTGCCATCCTCCACCCCACATCAACCCTAAAGACTTCCAGCCTCAGCACGAAAGGTTTGCAAAGCAGATAGCAGAGGCCGAACAGATTGCTAGCAATGCCGACAAACCATCAAAAGTCAAACGCATAGAGAACACAGTGGATAAAAGTTTCTTTCATCAA GAAAATGTGCGAGCTCTGACCAAGGGTGTGCAGATGGTGATGGGTTATAAGCCTGGAAATGGTCCTGTTGGGCCTGCAAATGCAAACACAGAACAGCAGGCCGGGAAACCCTGGAAAAAACACGGAAACCGGAACAAGAAGGAGAAAGTGAGAAGACTCACCAAACATCTGGATGCGTGA